The Cystobacter ferrugineus genome window below encodes:
- a CDS encoding type I-MYXAN CRISPR-associated endonuclease Cas4/Cas1 has protein sequence MASIRVHALHALAYCERLFYLEEVEEIRVADAAVFAGRRLHVELAEEGERVELELASEALGLHGKVDAVRRRDGVLVVYEHKRGRPASGEKGPEAWPSDRLQAGAYALLAEERFPGSAIECRVRYHQPDTTVRFPLDAPLRRLVRDAVARARLLRSRTTRPPVTAEERKCAKCSLAPVCLPEEERPQADGQPRPRLFPEDDTRQVLHVTTPGSRVGREAEQLVVTPLEGEPVRVPVRTVSALIAHGAVQVSSQALALCVHHDIGVHWFTAGGRHLGGVGGGAGNIHRRLRQYEALRQPEVCLSLARKLVLARVEGQLRFLLRASRGEPGSRSEVATAVRDLRTLLPRCLQAESLDSLRGVEGAAAARYFGALPTLLGEDVDARLRFDGRNRRPPRDRFNAVLGFLYNMVHREVEAAIIAVGLDPALGFYHQPRSSTGPLGLDLMEQFRVPMVDMPLVGSINRKAWDADADFEVTPEHVWLSKQGRAKAIELYERRKRETWKHNVLGYSLSYARLVELEVRLLEKEWTGSPGLFARFRLR, from the coding sequence TTGGCATCCATTCGCGTGCACGCGCTGCATGCGCTCGCCTACTGCGAGCGGCTCTTCTACCTGGAGGAGGTGGAGGAGATCCGCGTGGCGGACGCCGCGGTGTTCGCGGGCCGTCGGCTGCATGTGGAGCTCGCGGAGGAGGGCGAGCGGGTGGAACTGGAGCTGGCCAGCGAGGCGCTGGGCCTGCACGGCAAGGTGGACGCGGTGCGCCGCCGGGACGGCGTGCTGGTGGTGTACGAGCACAAGCGGGGCCGGCCCGCCTCCGGCGAGAAGGGCCCGGAGGCCTGGCCGAGTGACCGGTTGCAGGCGGGCGCCTACGCGCTGCTGGCCGAGGAGCGCTTCCCGGGGAGTGCCATCGAATGCCGGGTGCGCTACCACCAGCCGGACACCACGGTGCGCTTCCCCCTGGACGCGCCGCTGCGGCGTCTGGTGCGCGATGCGGTGGCGCGCGCCCGGCTGCTGCGCTCGCGCACCACCCGGCCTCCGGTGACGGCCGAGGAGCGCAAGTGCGCGAAGTGCTCGCTCGCGCCGGTGTGTCTTCCCGAGGAGGAGCGCCCCCAGGCGGACGGCCAGCCCCGGCCCCGGCTCTTCCCCGAGGACGACACCCGGCAGGTGCTGCACGTGACGACGCCGGGGTCGCGCGTGGGCCGCGAGGCGGAACAGCTCGTGGTGACGCCCTTGGAGGGCGAGCCGGTCCGGGTGCCCGTGCGGACCGTCTCCGCGCTCATCGCCCACGGAGCGGTGCAGGTGAGCTCGCAAGCCCTGGCCCTGTGCGTGCACCACGACATCGGCGTGCACTGGTTCACCGCGGGAGGGCGCCACCTGGGTGGGGTAGGGGGAGGGGCGGGCAACATCCACCGGAGGCTGCGGCAGTACGAGGCCCTGCGGCAGCCGGAGGTATGTCTGTCCCTGGCGCGCAAGCTCGTCCTCGCCCGGGTGGAAGGGCAGCTGCGCTTCCTGCTGCGCGCCTCGCGCGGCGAGCCCGGGTCCCGCTCGGAGGTGGCCACGGCGGTGCGAGACTTGCGTACCCTGTTGCCTCGCTGCCTCCAGGCCGAGTCGCTGGATTCACTTCGAGGCGTGGAGGGCGCGGCGGCGGCGCGCTACTTCGGGGCCTTGCCCACGCTGCTGGGCGAGGACGTGGACGCGCGCCTGCGCTTCGACGGCCGCAACCGCCGGCCGCCCCGGGACAGGTTCAACGCGGTGCTGGGCTTTCTCTACAACATGGTCCACCGCGAGGTGGAGGCCGCCATCATCGCCGTGGGGTTGGATCCGGCGCTGGGCTTCTACCACCAGCCCCGGAGTTCCACGGGCCCGCTGGGGTTGGACCTGATGGAGCAGTTCCGGGTGCCCATGGTGGACATGCCGCTGGTGGGCTCCATCAACCGCAAGGCGTGGGACGCGGACGCGGACTTCGAGGTGACGCCCGAGCACGTGTGGCTGAGCAAGCAGGGCAGGGCGAAGGCCATCGAGCTGTACGAGCGGCGCAAGCGCGAGACGTGGAAGCACAACGTGCTGGGCTACTCGCTGAGCTACGCGCGGCTGGTGGAGTTGGAGGTGCGGCTGCTGGAGAAGGAGTGGACGGGCAGCCCGGGGCTCTTCGCGAGATTCCGATTGAGGTGA
- a CDS encoding RNA polymerase sigma factor, whose amino-acid sequence MTGKLEVLHGRYAKRLLPPAQKLCRAAPELDPDDLVQEAFVRFLDHFEEPITKQNDEYVMNWLINVMNRHFYDQLRKRSSRQKAVDDPTLTRWTQAQDVPPSTYERIGQERFDWAINQLPKQQRITYLLRCQNLTNPEIASKLGVPVATVNKRLFDARVSLRKLLQPYVDEGIQ is encoded by the coding sequence GTGACAGGCAAGCTCGAGGTATTGCACGGGCGATATGCCAAGAGGCTATTGCCTCCTGCGCAGAAGCTCTGCCGTGCGGCACCGGAACTCGATCCCGACGACCTCGTGCAGGAGGCGTTCGTGCGCTTTCTCGATCACTTCGAGGAGCCCATCACCAAACAAAATGACGAGTACGTGATGAATTGGTTGATCAACGTCATGAACCGCCATTTCTATGACCAGTTGCGCAAACGCTCGAGCCGTCAAAAGGCGGTGGACGATCCCACCCTCACGAGATGGACACAGGCCCAGGATGTGCCGCCATCGACCTACGAGCGTATTGGCCAGGAGCGATTCGACTGGGCAATAAACCAGCTCCCCAAGCAGCAGCGCATCACCTATCTGCTCCGCTGCCAGAATCTCACGAATCCAGAGATCGCGAGCAAGCTGGGCGTGCCGGTCGCCACGGTAAACAAACGCTTGTTCGATGCCCGTGTAAGCCTCCGCAAGCTACTTCAGCCTTATGTCGATGAGGGAATTCAATGA
- a CDS encoding nucleotidyltransferase domain-containing protein, which translates to MAWAFEQFMQSLELTDSESAEATRQQQEVFLRMQQQLRPQEAILSGSYGRNTAIRPLHDIDLFLVFPTDAVPPRHAPHDYLKQVLHALQAAYPHNQPRLQNRSVNIQFKGTGIGFDVVPAMEAPQQRNVYWIPDRSRDTWVCSNPRRHWEVCAQANERTNKKLKPLIKAIKRWNQLQNKPASSFHLEVMAYEGLATEPRDYASGLAGLFQFMSERIQRLTPEPAGLGPPVDNGLDTNRREQARQRLTGAASKAAHAVDRERVGDLSTAHQVWHELLGPDYRGW; encoded by the coding sequence GTGGCGTGGGCCTTCGAGCAGTTCATGCAGTCCCTCGAACTGACGGACTCGGAGTCCGCCGAGGCAACGCGGCAGCAGCAGGAGGTGTTCCTGAGGATGCAACAGCAGCTGCGTCCTCAAGAAGCCATTCTGTCCGGCTCCTACGGCCGGAACACCGCGATCCGCCCGCTGCATGACATCGACCTCTTCCTCGTCTTCCCGACCGACGCTGTTCCTCCCCGTCATGCGCCGCACGACTACCTGAAGCAGGTCCTGCACGCGTTGCAGGCTGCGTATCCACACAACCAGCCGAGATTGCAGAACCGCTCGGTCAACATCCAGTTCAAGGGCACGGGAATCGGCTTCGACGTGGTGCCCGCCATGGAAGCGCCCCAGCAGCGAAACGTCTACTGGATTCCCGACCGGAGCCGCGACACGTGGGTGTGTAGCAACCCGCGCCGACACTGGGAGGTCTGCGCCCAGGCGAATGAGCGGACGAACAAGAAGTTGAAGCCGCTCATCAAGGCCATCAAGCGCTGGAACCAACTCCAGAACAAGCCCGCGTCGTCCTTTCACCTCGAGGTCATGGCCTACGAAGGGCTGGCCACGGAGCCTCGCGACTATGCGAGTGGACTGGCTGGGCTGTTTCAATTCATGAGTGAGAGGATTCAACGACTCACGCCCGAACCCGCCGGACTGGGGCCTCCCGTAGACAACGGATTGGACACGAACCGACGGGAGCAAGCCCGGCAACGCTTGACCGGTGCCGCGAGCAAAGCCGCGCATGCCGTGGATCGAGAGCGCGTAGGAGATCTATCCACGGCACATCAGGTCTGGCACGAACTCCTTGGTCCGGACTACCGGGGATGGTGA
- the cas6 gene encoding type I-MYXAN CRISPR-associated protein Cas6/Cmx6 — protein MPVVDLLFPVRGGPVPLDHGYLLFSALSARLDGLHERRDIGVFNLRGSQTAQGQLELETGSLRLRCSTEALPLLLPLSGITLELAGVRVRLGNPGVRALTKPTSLSARVVTFKHSLDEQSFHGAAVKFLAEMGCSGRPYVGRRRVVRIAGKKVVGFALDVSGLSPESSLLLQEQGLGGRRHMGCGLFLPTRLRGPASSEKKASDWREP, from the coding sequence ATGCCCGTCGTTGATCTCCTTTTCCCTGTTCGAGGCGGCCCGGTGCCGCTCGACCATGGCTATCTGCTCTTCTCCGCGCTGTCAGCGCGTCTTGATGGACTGCATGAGCGCCGGGACATCGGTGTCTTCAATCTGAGGGGCTCCCAGACCGCTCAGGGGCAATTGGAGCTGGAGACGGGCAGCCTCCGCCTGCGATGCTCCACGGAAGCGCTTCCGCTCCTGCTTCCTTTGTCGGGAATCACCTTGGAACTCGCCGGCGTGCGGGTGCGTCTGGGAAATCCTGGCGTGCGTGCCTTGACGAAGCCCACGTCACTGTCCGCGCGCGTGGTCACCTTCAAGCATTCCCTGGACGAACAGTCCTTTCATGGCGCGGCCGTGAAGTTCCTGGCGGAAATGGGTTGCTCGGGCCGTCCGTACGTGGGGCGCAGGCGTGTCGTTCGCATCGCGGGCAAGAAGGTGGTGGGCTTCGCCCTGGATGTGAGTGGTTTGTCTCCGGAGTCATCGCTGTTGTTACAGGAACAGGGGTTGGGGGGACGCCGCCACATGGGCTGTGGATTGTTCCTGCCGACGCGTCTGCGTGGGCCCGCGAGCTCCGAGAAGAAGGCCAGTGACTGGCGTGAACCATGA
- a CDS encoding SAVED domain-containing protein, which produces MTKPLTLRIDLTHPEPERIDPSTFTGKPQRYIAQGAKGARGEAVFPWPDALELLKAFTDAQRNSVEKKLGSMLRRFLTDALKSLDGWNGIEQGIKEAEENRQPLHLIFGFDAVELFALPWSLLQLTDGRAIGSHPHCHIQFEWVGDDPPEQTPSKWEHVLFAWSEAGGPVPDDQHREALKQAYPDFASNRDELPDVTLSKLKETLRIREQNGTPVQVLHLLCHGGELADGTFGLHWSAPQGRRGISHVNGGELSRILDPYKNSLRLVVLSACYGSNPGQPGHMFGGVAHDLHRMGLQHVIASQLPLSREGSALMAAALYGTLFQGDASVSTAFKAAQDAVTTTFRDWASLQLFCFSHELPESRRRALRRSRRVLFSKERTLPELVSGDLAVAHEVNLRIPTTPVLKALAGTVQQEPDIAVLNPLGHVEDALPVTPKEWKKAFAETGQFVQSLMEKETLKRQPVLHLFGCAPLPLMFYLGWRLDRHPLRVYQQQRGRGDTWTCGYDSNQPISGEERFLRTDSWPTADAIHKAGGRVAVTVEVSRRIEETTLSRWLGKRLRPTQVRLLPPGEPSHTAVRTSADAAQAVLDLQKCLDRIHDTLPDVKEVWLALVCPASLAAALGRAFNPKAQAPLRLFNFRTTEGYVDVYFMPGGARARRPRQ; this is translated from the coding sequence ATGACCAAGCCACTCACCCTTCGAATCGACCTCACGCATCCAGAGCCTGAACGAATCGATCCCAGTACCTTTACTGGCAAGCCGCAGCGATACATCGCTCAAGGGGCAAAAGGCGCCCGCGGCGAGGCTGTATTCCCATGGCCTGACGCTCTTGAACTGCTCAAGGCGTTCACCGACGCGCAACGCAACTCCGTGGAGAAAAAACTGGGCTCAATGCTGCGTCGTTTCCTCACGGACGCGCTCAAGAGCCTGGATGGCTGGAACGGTATCGAGCAGGGCATCAAGGAGGCAGAGGAGAATCGACAGCCGCTCCACTTGATCTTCGGATTCGACGCCGTCGAGCTGTTCGCGCTCCCCTGGTCCCTGCTGCAACTCACGGACGGCAGGGCCATCGGCTCGCATCCTCACTGTCACATTCAGTTCGAGTGGGTGGGTGATGATCCGCCCGAGCAGACACCGAGCAAGTGGGAACACGTGCTGTTTGCCTGGTCCGAGGCGGGAGGCCCAGTACCGGACGATCAACATCGAGAGGCATTGAAGCAGGCGTATCCCGACTTCGCCTCCAACCGAGATGAACTCCCGGACGTGACGTTATCCAAGTTGAAGGAGACCCTGCGCATACGGGAACAAAATGGAACGCCTGTCCAGGTCCTGCACCTCCTCTGTCATGGAGGCGAGCTTGCGGATGGCACCTTCGGTCTGCACTGGAGCGCGCCTCAGGGCCGGAGGGGAATCAGCCATGTCAACGGGGGTGAGCTGAGCCGGATCCTCGATCCGTACAAAAACAGCTTGAGATTAGTTGTATTGAGTGCCTGTTACGGCTCCAACCCGGGCCAACCAGGGCATATGTTTGGCGGCGTGGCTCATGACCTCCACCGCATGGGTCTTCAGCATGTGATTGCGTCGCAACTGCCTCTGTCTCGCGAGGGGTCGGCGCTGATGGCGGCGGCACTCTATGGAACGCTGTTCCAGGGAGATGCGTCGGTCAGCACGGCATTCAAGGCTGCTCAGGATGCAGTGACCACCACGTTCCGGGATTGGGCTTCACTTCAACTCTTCTGCTTTTCCCATGAACTTCCCGAGTCGCGAAGGCGAGCCCTGCGCAGAAGCCGGCGCGTGCTTTTCTCCAAAGAGAGGACACTCCCTGAGCTCGTCTCTGGAGATCTCGCGGTCGCCCATGAAGTGAACCTGCGGATTCCCACCACCCCCGTACTCAAGGCGCTGGCGGGAACAGTTCAACAGGAACCCGACATCGCCGTGTTGAACCCCTTGGGGCATGTGGAAGACGCGCTCCCCGTCACCCCCAAGGAGTGGAAGAAGGCGTTCGCGGAGACTGGCCAGTTCGTCCAGTCCCTCATGGAGAAAGAGACCCTCAAGCGCCAACCCGTGTTGCATCTCTTTGGATGCGCGCCTCTGCCCTTGATGTTCTACCTCGGCTGGCGTCTCGACCGGCATCCACTGCGTGTGTATCAACAACAGAGGGGGAGGGGAGACACCTGGACCTGCGGCTACGACTCCAACCAACCCATCTCCGGGGAGGAGCGGTTTCTCCGAACCGACTCATGGCCCACGGCGGACGCCATCCACAAGGCAGGAGGCCGTGTGGCCGTGACGGTCGAAGTCTCCAGGCGAATCGAGGAGACAACTCTCTCCCGGTGGCTCGGTAAGCGCCTGCGCCCAACGCAGGTTCGTCTTCTCCCCCCGGGAGAGCCCAGCCACACCGCGGTACGGACTTCAGCAGATGCGGCTCAGGCGGTATTGGATCTTCAAAAGTGTCTTGACCGGATTCATGACACGCTCCCGGATGTCAAGGAGGTATGGCTCGCCCTGGTATGCCCCGCCAGCCTCGCCGCCGCACTCGGGAGGGCCTTCAATCCAAAAGCCCAGGCGCCGCTCCGCCTCTTCAACTTCCGGACCACCGAAGGATACGTGGACGTCTACTTCATGCCCGGAGGCGCACGTGCAAGGAGGCCACGCCAGTGA
- a CDS encoding CHAT domain-containing protein, whose protein sequence is MTSEHCSQLQAFADGMLSVEQERTFGEHLADCTRCQAELTGLFQLEQLGRRHVEEHGPVEVPWYLVAQNRRKAIGGLIIFTLTLLLTVVGVSRLSPAPSAYPLWERGTRHLEARVTYPPADRYRPLASTAMGSKKSLAPSTYSASIPAELEQRGDLQQLVAVYLAAGDPHPKDASAVLERMKTEGVGDISDVLCDLGAARYAERDDWEALRLFNEALSHKPTHVQALWNRALVYRRVGLPLLAREGFKEVERTDKDEGWRRAAQEEAEQLDDVLLRKKKWLEAEKAGEALVAGSGSAIETALRFRGVPMMRRDFYDAVRTRGSAEEVRALRPLAEQLDGQAGAGTVLVDYLESIAASDFTQRAPWARLYARLVSGQISSDELKTLLPGLLASKENDIALGVLVRTHANHPEYSAEFIKRTENNKDTWFKLLSQQFQAKQKIDKKQYRQAKEILESALNDCMNARLFYRCIDIENDLSHALAWLFQIDEAEQHASEGLRLARKLSQWDKEGVLLMALGNVARMTTKVPQGRAYYAEALRVLGDDAEARLNIHQNLAHLAIQSLELDEARAQLDQAMDIGLPLTIHGVEALVDVARTRHSARDTTALEESLALEDQETVGQRAYTSFLRGRFIVEIDPERGRNLLEESIREAAKAGPEDPLAPHARAYSYTSLIFADAQQGDYLSALHRFGDERGFEAPDKCVLAVTEDTERSLLVARGADRRLLSDYQPMRQHYFPTEDLSGIVPREIVDALEPCNWVDVLARPPLENRAGLLPSDIAWGYRMRIRPPQQREGPALHLVVNDVQYEKGVDPLRWKPHPGSNVEVRILRGLDATPSRVLKEMEHATEIDLATHGLSSPVATASYLLLARDVDGSNKLNEESIRKIRLTGAPLVILAACEAARGTSALHESKSLPNAFLTAGARGVIAATQKIPDKESSIFFGEVRERIRGGAPIRVAVRDVRKKWMDEGQGADWLNGILVFE, encoded by the coding sequence ATGACCTCTGAGCATTGCAGCCAGTTGCAGGCCTTCGCGGATGGAATGCTCTCCGTGGAGCAAGAGCGGACCTTCGGCGAGCACCTGGCGGACTGCACGCGGTGTCAGGCCGAGCTGACCGGGCTGTTCCAGCTCGAACAACTGGGCCGGCGTCACGTCGAAGAACACGGTCCGGTAGAAGTGCCCTGGTACCTCGTGGCTCAAAACCGCAGGAAGGCCATTGGTGGGTTGATTATATTCACCCTCACTTTGCTGCTGACCGTCGTGGGGGTTTCCCGCCTTTCGCCGGCACCTTCGGCGTACCCGCTATGGGAGCGAGGAACACGACATCTTGAAGCACGTGTGACCTACCCTCCCGCGGATCGCTACCGCCCGTTGGCATCGACAGCCATGGGCTCCAAAAAGTCTCTCGCGCCATCCACCTATTCCGCATCCATACCAGCAGAGCTGGAGCAGCGGGGCGACCTACAACAACTCGTGGCAGTCTACTTGGCGGCTGGGGACCCCCATCCGAAAGACGCATCCGCTGTCTTGGAGCGCATGAAGACCGAAGGGGTTGGGGACATCTCCGACGTGCTTTGCGACCTCGGAGCGGCACGTTACGCCGAACGCGATGACTGGGAAGCACTTCGCCTCTTCAATGAAGCGCTGAGCCACAAGCCAACTCACGTCCAGGCCCTATGGAACCGGGCACTGGTGTACCGGAGAGTCGGCCTCCCCTTGCTCGCCCGCGAGGGATTCAAGGAGGTCGAGCGCACGGACAAGGATGAAGGCTGGCGGAGGGCCGCCCAGGAGGAGGCGGAACAGTTGGATGACGTGCTGCTCCGCAAGAAGAAGTGGCTGGAGGCGGAAAAGGCAGGAGAGGCACTGGTTGCTGGCAGTGGTTCCGCCATTGAAACCGCACTGCGTTTTCGCGGCGTGCCAATGATGCGCCGCGACTTCTACGATGCGGTTCGGACCCGTGGCTCGGCGGAAGAGGTACGAGCGCTTCGACCGCTCGCTGAGCAATTGGATGGACAGGCGGGAGCAGGAACGGTGCTCGTGGACTACCTGGAGAGCATCGCCGCAAGCGACTTCACCCAACGTGCGCCCTGGGCACGGCTTTACGCCCGCCTCGTGTCCGGACAAATCAGCTCGGACGAACTCAAGACGCTTCTACCGGGCCTTCTCGCCTCCAAGGAGAACGACATTGCATTGGGCGTCCTCGTCAGGACCCACGCCAACCATCCCGAATATTCAGCGGAATTCATCAAGCGCACCGAGAACAATAAAGACACCTGGTTCAAACTGCTGTCGCAGCAATTTCAAGCAAAACAAAAGATAGACAAGAAGCAATACAGACAGGCCAAGGAAATCCTCGAGAGCGCACTCAACGACTGCATGAATGCACGACTGTTTTACAGGTGCATTGACATTGAAAACGACCTCTCCCACGCATTGGCATGGCTTTTCCAGATCGATGAAGCCGAGCAGCACGCAAGCGAAGGACTACGACTGGCTCGAAAGCTTTCACAGTGGGACAAGGAAGGCGTGCTCCTGATGGCACTCGGAAACGTTGCTCGGATGACAACGAAAGTGCCGCAGGGACGCGCATACTACGCCGAGGCATTACGTGTCCTCGGCGATGACGCAGAGGCCAGACTCAACATCCACCAGAATCTCGCGCATCTGGCCATTCAATCACTGGAGTTGGACGAGGCCCGCGCACAACTCGACCAGGCAATGGATATCGGCCTGCCTTTGACCATTCATGGCGTAGAAGCGCTCGTGGATGTGGCCCGAACGCGACATTCCGCCCGAGATACCACCGCTCTTGAGGAGAGCTTGGCGCTGGAGGACCAAGAGACCGTGGGCCAGCGTGCCTATACATCGTTCCTGAGAGGACGATTCATCGTTGAAATCGACCCCGAACGAGGACGGAATCTCTTGGAGGAGTCGATTCGAGAGGCGGCGAAAGCCGGCCCTGAAGATCCCTTGGCACCCCATGCCCGGGCCTACAGCTATACCTCACTCATCTTTGCTGATGCGCAGCAGGGGGACTATTTGTCCGCGCTGCACCGGTTTGGGGATGAGCGTGGATTCGAGGCTCCCGATAAATGTGTCCTTGCGGTGACCGAGGATACGGAGCGAAGCCTGCTCGTTGCGAGGGGCGCTGACAGGCGCCTGCTGAGTGACTACCAACCCATGAGACAGCACTATTTTCCAACCGAGGACCTCTCAGGAATAGTGCCTCGGGAGATAGTGGATGCGCTCGAGCCATGTAACTGGGTGGATGTTCTGGCGCGCCCTCCACTTGAGAATCGCGCTGGACTGTTGCCTTCCGATATCGCGTGGGGTTACCGAATGCGAATTCGGCCACCTCAGCAACGAGAAGGCCCCGCGCTGCACCTCGTGGTGAACGACGTACAGTACGAGAAGGGCGTGGATCCGCTGCGGTGGAAACCACATCCCGGCAGTAACGTCGAGGTTCGGATTCTGCGGGGATTGGATGCGACACCGAGCCGTGTGCTCAAGGAAATGGAACACGCCACGGAGATAGACTTGGCGACACATGGCCTCAGTAGTCCGGTGGCAACCGCCTCATATCTGCTGCTGGCTCGGGATGTGGACGGCTCAAACAAGCTCAATGAGGAAAGCATTCGCAAGATAAGACTGACGGGTGCGCCACTTGTCATCCTGGCGGCCTGTGAAGCCGCACGAGGAACATCCGCGCTTCATGAATCCAAGAGCCTGCCCAATGCTTTTCTAACTGCGGGTGCGCGCGGCGTAATCGCGGCGACACAAAAGATTCCCGACAAGGAGTCATCCATCTTCTTTGGCGAGGTCCGAGAACGCATTCGTGGGGGGGCACCCATTCGAGTCGCTGTTCGCGACGTGCGGAAGAAGTGGATGGATGAGGGACAAGGTGCCGACTGGCTCAACGGCATCCTGGTTTTCGAGTGA
- a CDS encoding ParA family protein produces the protein MTRRARRICVANNKGGVGKSTTAINLASVLALRGHKVLLVDFDPAAGASIFLGLAEEVREEQTPLYTVVELLNGKPFTPFPYALAPGLDLLPANTRLSHHAQVLDRDPRGHFRLAEALEPLASDYDYIICDSAPTLGILMIGAIIACPEVVVPVQLDIGTLPMTIEFNDFVVSLKQTAQPALKVMGVLPTFNEARSKTPQAMLGALRGLFQGRLFQTSISRLRAIGDAHGHGRPVVLAQPDNRGAIEYTQFAEEVLRRA, from the coding sequence ATGACCCGCAGGGCTCGCCGCATTTGCGTCGCCAATAACAAAGGCGGTGTCGGCAAGAGTACGACCGCCATCAACCTCGCCTCGGTGCTGGCGCTCCGGGGCCACAAGGTGCTGCTGGTGGACTTCGACCCCGCGGCGGGCGCCAGCATCTTCCTGGGCCTGGCCGAGGAGGTGCGCGAGGAGCAGACCCCGCTCTACACCGTGGTGGAACTGCTCAACGGCAAGCCCTTCACGCCCTTTCCCTACGCGCTCGCCCCGGGGCTGGATCTGCTGCCGGCCAACACGCGCCTGTCCCACCATGCCCAGGTGCTCGACCGGGACCCGCGCGGCCACTTCCGCCTCGCCGAGGCGCTCGAGCCGCTGGCCTCCGACTACGACTACATCATCTGCGACAGCGCCCCCACGCTCGGCATCCTGATGATCGGCGCCATCATCGCGTGCCCCGAGGTCGTGGTGCCCGTGCAGCTGGACATCGGCACCCTGCCCATGACGATCGAGTTCAACGACTTCGTCGTGAGCCTCAAGCAGACGGCGCAGCCGGCGCTCAAGGTGATGGGCGTGCTGCCCACCTTCAACGAGGCCCGCTCGAAGACGCCCCAGGCGATGCTCGGCGCCCTGCGGGGCCTGTTCCAGGGCCGCCTCTTCCAGACGTCCATCTCCCGCCTCCGGGCCATCGGCGACGCGCACGGCCACGGCCGTCCCGTCGTGCTGGCGCAGCCGGACAACCGCGGGGCCATCGAATACACCCAGTTCGCCGAGGAGGTTCTCCGCCGTGCCTGA
- a CDS encoding ParB/RepB/Spo0J family partition protein, producing the protein MPDISKLTTRKVAQGPLPTGDEVPGAQLLSIPVSKIRRSPFQPRKHFSEERRQELRASIRERGLVEPVTLEPDPNDAGFYWLISGENRWRAHLDLLEETGDAKWSSIAAIVRPSAPASDSRADALISNLQRASLTPLEEGDGYRNMAKEDGLTAEQIAKKVGLGSDRIERCMRIAAGPEALRQAMEEGIRVPKLDAEGKPEVRLNPDGSVKMQLVQSPRGEKEIPEPVLTVRVIRELTIAEEMAKLYSHLVREAPKNQPKWAEREFRKHLEYVLMHDLEKRRVVEYVKRIRTGGRGAEKQAKEVVAEKPLKLAALPRGTPFVSNERQLFIQKDALADMTPAQRASLREELSALLRQLSGDRAESASGDD; encoded by the coding sequence GTGCCTGACATTTCCAAGCTGACGACGCGCAAGGTCGCCCAGGGTCCCCTGCCCACGGGCGACGAGGTCCCGGGCGCCCAGCTGTTGAGCATCCCCGTCAGCAAGATCCGCCGCAGCCCCTTCCAGCCACGCAAGCACTTCTCCGAGGAGCGCCGGCAGGAACTGCGCGCCAGCATCCGCGAGCGGGGCCTCGTCGAGCCCGTCACCCTGGAGCCGGATCCCAACGACGCGGGCTTCTACTGGCTCATCTCCGGGGAGAACCGCTGGCGCGCGCACCTGGACCTCCTGGAGGAGACGGGCGACGCGAAGTGGTCCAGCATCGCCGCCATCGTGCGCCCGTCGGCCCCCGCGAGCGACAGCCGCGCGGACGCGTTGATCTCCAACCTCCAGCGCGCGAGCCTGACGCCCCTGGAGGAGGGGGATGGCTACCGCAACATGGCGAAGGAGGACGGGCTCACGGCGGAGCAGATCGCCAAGAAGGTGGGGCTCGGGTCGGACCGCATCGAGCGCTGCATGCGCATCGCCGCGGGTCCCGAGGCGCTCCGCCAGGCGATGGAGGAGGGCATCCGCGTTCCCAAGCTCGACGCCGAGGGCAAGCCCGAGGTCCGCCTCAACCCGGATGGCTCCGTGAAGATGCAGCTCGTCCAGTCGCCTCGGGGGGAGAAGGAGATCCCCGAGCCGGTGCTGACGGTTCGGGTCATCCGCGAGCTGACCATCGCCGAGGAGATGGCCAAGCTCTACTCGCACCTGGTCCGGGAGGCGCCGAAGAATCAGCCCAAGTGGGCGGAGCGCGAGTTCCGCAAGCATCTGGAGTACGTGCTCATGCACGACCTGGAGAAGCGCCGGGTCGTCGAGTACGTGAAGCGGATCCGCACCGGCGGGCGGGGAGCGGAGAAGCAGGCGAAGGAGGTCGTGGCGGAGAAGCCGCTCAAGCTGGCCGCCCTGCCCCGCGGAACGCCGTTCGTCAGCAACGAGCGCCAGCTCTTCATCCAGAAGGATGCCCTCGCCGATATGACGCCCGCTCAGCGTGCCTCGCTCCGGGAGGAACTGTCCGCCCTCCTGCGGCAGTTGTCCGGGGACCGGGCCGAGTCTGCGTCGGGTGATGACTGA
- the cas2 gene encoding CRISPR-associated endonuclease Cas2, whose translation MAEPRRWYLMTYDIRDPKRWRKVYELMKGHGERLQLSVFRCLLTDRDREKLRWELSKVMDKEDTLLVLGLCGGCVERVKAINPKEDWPEEPAPFRVL comes from the coding sequence ATGGCCGAACCGAGACGCTGGTATCTGATGACCTACGACATCCGCGACCCGAAGCGGTGGCGCAAGGTGTACGAGTTGATGAAGGGCCACGGCGAGCGGCTCCAGTTGTCCGTGTTCCGTTGCCTGCTGACCGACCGGGACCGGGAGAAGTTGCGCTGGGAGCTGTCCAAGGTCATGGACAAGGAGGACACGCTCCTGGTGTTGGGTCTGTGCGGGGGTTGTGTCGAGCGGGTGAAGGCCATCAACCCCAAGGAGGATTGGCCGGAGGAGCCGGCGCCGTTTCGTGTACTCTGA